The stretch of DNA TTCTTTTCATGGGATAGCCAAGAGGGGCACGCCGCTCCGCCCGCTTCCTCATGCCTACGCCTGCCAACCGCGGGGCTCCGTTCCACTGGCGCCCCTCCAAAAGGCCAGGGAGCAGGATCTCGGCACCTGGCTCCCCCTGTAATCCTCCTCCCGGCCCGCGGCAGACAGCCCGGGCCGGGAATCTTCCTATGAAGAGTCTCCGGGAAGGCGCCCCCGCTCCATCTCTGCCTGCGCTTTGTGACGGGCCGCGGCAAAGGCCTGCACCGAACGGGAGACATCATCCTCCGTCGTCGCCCAGGAGCAGACACTTACCCTGATCACCCTCCGTCCACACCATTCGGCACCGCCCACCCAGCATTCGCCTGAAGCCTGGATCTGTTCCATTGTCCTGGTTGTCAGTTCGTCCTCCTCACAGGCCACAAGCACCTGGTTGAAGACCACGTCGTTCAGTATGGCGAAGCCCTTGTCCCGCAGTGCGTCGGCCATCTGTACCGCCCGGTCGTGCAGCCCGGCCACCAGCTCGCCGACACCGGACCGGCCCAGATAGCGCAGTACCGCCCAGAGCTCCACGGCCCGGGCCCGCCTGGACATCTCGGGCGTATAGTACATGCCCTCCCGCTGATCGCCGAAGGCAAGGTAGGACCCCGAAGCGTGCAGGGCCTGGGCGATGGCCTCCCGGTCCCGGCAGAGGACGATGCCGCTGTCGTAGGGGGTGTTGAGGGTCTTGTGCCCGTCCGCCGACCAGGAGTCGGCCATCTCCATGCCTCTGGTGAGATCCTGGAAACGTTCCGAGGCTCCCGCCCAGAGACCGAAGGCCCCGTCGATATGCACCCAGGCTCCGGCATCCCGGGCTTTTGCGCAGAGCTCGCCGAAGGGGTCGAAGGCACCGGTGCGCACCTCGCCCGCCTGGAGGATCAGAACAGTGTGGTCGTCCAGTTCCGGGAGGGCCTCCGGCACGATACGGCCCTGACTGTCCGTTGCAACCCATTCCACGTTGCCGGTGCCCAGCCC from Synergistales bacterium encodes:
- a CDS encoding aminotransferase class V-fold PLP-dependent enzyme, translated to MQPLQHRMFQEMSSKEVFRTAQQCAFEYADQVSGRPVFPQQEALEGLGVFEEPLPEEPCDAQSLVRQLHRYGSPATVTGTGGRYFGFVTGGAIPASLAVRWLSDMWDQNAALQVMSPVVAKLEEVCQRWLRELLGLPDEVVAGFVSGTSQAIVCGLAAARYRVLERAGWEVNTRGLNGAPAVRIVTGDCAHGAVVKAVSVLGLGTGNVEWVATDSQGRIVPEALPELDDHTVLILQAGEVRTGAFDPFGELCAKARDAGAWVHIDGAFGLWAGASERFQDLTRGMEMADSWSADGHKTLNTPYDSGIVLCRDREAIAQALHASGSYLAFGDQREGMYYTPEMSRRARAVELWAVLRYLGRSGVGELVAGLHDRAVQMADALRDKGFAILNDVVFNQVLVACEEDELTTRTMEQIQASGECWVGGAEWCGRRVIRVSVCSWATTEDDVSRSVQAFAAARHKAQAEMERGRLPGDSS